Genomic window (Ascaphus truei isolate aAscTru1 unplaced genomic scaffold, aAscTru1.hap1 HAP1_SCAFFOLD_532, whole genome shotgun sequence):
ggctagctaaattagatttatttacattagaaaagaggcgtctaagaggggatatgataactatatacaaatatattcggggacagtacaaggagctttcaaaagaactgttcatcccaaagacagtacaaaggactcagggccatcccttacggttggaggaaaggagatttctccagcaacaaaggaaagggctctttacagtaagggcagttaaaatgtggaattcattacccatggacactgtgatggcagatacaatagatttattaaaaaaaaggttggacatctttttagatgggaaaggtattcagggatatactgtactaaataagtatacatgggaaggatgttgatccagggattaatccgattgccaattcttggagtcaggaaggaatttattttcccccttatgagatatcattggatgtcactggggtttttgtttgccttcctctggatcaataagtaagtatagacataggataaagtatctgttgtctaaatttagcataggtttaacttgatggacgtacgtcttttttcaacctcatctactatgtaactgtgtaactatatatatatatatatatatatatatatagatatagatatagatatagatatacgtTAAAAAAACAGCACAGCTGGCACTCCAAGCAAAATGTCACAtttcaaggtgcatgctccataagCTAAGTATATGCAACAAAATGCTTTCCCAGCAAggaaagcaaagaaacagcactctaATACTGTATATCAAGCAAAAAACTGTATTAGAAAAATACAACAGCACATATGCAAACCGACATTTCCTCCCTGAAGAAGGTCCTTTGTTTCCCGAAACGTCAGTTTGCATATGTGCtgttatattttttttcaaatacagtTTTTTGCTTGATATATATTAGAGTGCTGTTTATTTGCTTTCCTTGctgggaaaggtgtgtgtgtgtgtgtgtgtgtgtgtgtgtgtgtgtgtgtgtgtgtgtgtgtgtgtgtgtgtgtgtgtgtgtgtgtgtgtgtgtgtgtgtgtgtgtgtgtgtgtgttgtgacggtgaaggggtacccaggccataaataaaggtattatgcccggttcAGTGCCTCTGagctatattggggaattgtgagtgtcagctcttcaacccaattgtggtatataactgcttgtataataaagatgtatgcggttttactgttccaggagtgccaaccagcgggatGCGCCAAGTGTGAGCGTCAGGGATGATTTTACaggaaaatgttgtcagggtgtgtttgggtagaagggggggtCATGTTGCGGGTTCCTGAgtacatgaggaacacagaccaccggataaaatcccCCCTAGAACGCAGTTTGCAGCTGACcgccaaatccccctgcttcagcacaaaccagagcaGTACGACCGGGCAGGGAACTTGATTACATTCCGGGTCCCGGGATATGCCCGAATTCCAGGACCCAGTGAAGGGTTCTGTAACTCTCACCAGGGATACGGTGGAGAGAGTTGTAGGGGTTACATTTTAAGTTAAAGTCTAGAGTGGCAGCTCTGCAGCCaactgctggctgcagtcctatgaatgTAAGGGGGGGGGATCCTTAGTAGTTTCACTCGTATTCCTGAACACATGCAATGTAAACATTGTCCGTGTGGAGTTTGTTGCCGGTTTTTGGTCATCACAAGCCACCGTACAGAGGAGAAAGCGCGCAATTCCAGTTTGGCCAGCATCACGACCggggcgcatgcgcatgcgcggaagtcGGAAGCTGCGGTGAGGAGACTGACGAACGGGAGAGAATCCaggctgtgcacaagtctgggAAGACAACCCTGCTGTCATTTACATCCCTGCACCACCATCTCACCAGCTGGAACAGACTCCACACGGACATCCAACCACTTGGGAGGACGATTGGTGGAGCCTGGAGACTACTCCTctctatgccattttttaatggccgcttgtgagtttgcAATCTCTTTTAATTACTTTTGTTAAtaaacagtgttatgctatgattcccttctttcccccctttttttgaggTAACATCAAGAAGTGCTCGCCATTCCTTATTTGGAGACTTATTGCTTTAATGTAAGTGTGTTATCCATATAACTCCACACGTTATACCATTGTGTTTAACCactcctgattgtggtccctcttTTTGTTTACATTGCATGTGTTCCGGAATACGAGTGAAActacgcgccggaggatccccccaccccccctttctttctgtgactctatacagaggttggtgaatcacctctgagagaaactctggcagcaggatCACACTCTATGAAGGACTGAAATTTTGAATCCACTTTATCACGGTTGGCGCAgttattatattttttcttgAGTCCTATGAATGTGTATAAATTGTCTATATGTGTCCGGCTAGGAAGAAGAAAGCCATATCACCATATTAAGGGTTAATGAATACCCACAAACTACATGGGGCATAATgggttaatgtatatccccacactACACTGGGTCCCTAGGATAAAGGGACACTGCCCAGgtaatgcccaggtaccctgaatccagtataggggttcaggggggttACTCCAGTCAGGTTTCAGTCTGAGAGGGTTTTATTAAGATAAGGCTGTGCGAGCTTTAAAAGTAAAGTTTAAATGTTTTAAGATCCAGTTGCTGTGTGTAAGAAATTAAGTGAAAGGAGAACCGTTTAGGTTACACTCTATTTCTTACATCAAAAACTGTAACACATTTTAGCAGCAGAATGTATGAGTATATTTTTAGGCAGCAGTGTTTTCAAATATGTTTAAACTTTATGCATTAAATCAGACAGGATCTGTTGTCCTGCAAAGACTCAGAGGAGGGCTTATGGCTCAAAGGGACATTTGTCCTAGAGGTGTGATCCATTTTgttagcaggaaaggctagagGTGTGAGCGCCATTTGTTCAGGATAGCTAAGTAGTGGCCATATTCTCAGATCAAGAGTCAGCTTCAAAAGCAAGGAAATAGAGGTGTTGAACCTTTTGTTAGCACGCAGGGGTGAAGGAGACTGAGCGGCACCCGGTAAAAAGGCAGGATGCAATATGCTAAGTGACAAGTGGGGGAAGATGACCTTggttgcacatgctcagttgctATACTGAAGTCATCTGCCAGGGTCTGTTGAGACTGGCAGAACCTGGCTATAGGTGGGAGGATTGATTCCCATGCCAAAGATTGGCTGCACATTATACAGATAGGCTTGGAATCGTTTTAAAAGTTTGTGGAGAGGaaagattcacctgagattcaatTCCATCTTTAAAGAAGGTCCATCTTGTAAGCAGATTCATCTAAGCTACAGCAGGCGGTACAGAGACTATTTCCTCGCAACTAAAGAAAAGTAATATTTTCGTTCCCCCAATGCAGGATTCGTAAGGACTAAGGATATGCTAACTAATCCTGCATTGGGGGAACGAAAATATTACTTTTGGCGGAGAAACATGGGTTGCCGCTAGCGCTCCTAGCCAAGGACTATTACAGGTCTCTTTTTGCGCATCAACCCCACGTCTGGGAATTGAtgcctagagacttgatttctgaggatttcgttccgtggacattttatttcatttttcccaccccagtaagtgtttatttgtgataatgttgtaattcaagctgtgtgtgttctttttgtgaataaatacaatttattttatttcatgctttattcaatcaaaggatccagatggtaaagtgttaataagcttggtctcccgtgacatatatatatactcctaTGCCAATTACACAAGATGCTAGCTGCTCTGTGCCGCtgatggaagggggggagatggcCAATCCCTTAGAAGATTATAACCAAAGATATTACTTCTATAGTAACAGTttatggctcagtcaaagactggtggctcagtcaaagactgcaacATTGATTTagtcactgtgctgaagcagggatttccaggaaacctgatctgttggtggccattgaggactggtgttggccacctcTGATATAGACTGTTTTGTTAAGCACCGGTACTACATACTGACCTATTTTTGATAAGTTCATAATTAAGTAGCATTATATTTGTCCACATGAACTGAGGACTAGCAATTATTGTCAATTCATTTTTAACTATCAATTActgctatactgtacatttgttatATTGTGTTGTTTCCAGATGTTCATTACTTTTGGGATACTTGTTTGGGGGATTTTGCCAGAACATTTGTAccgatgctcgtctcaagcaggaagcgacccgcagggctgaggtcggaaggtgaaagaaccgatCTGAGccgagtcctgatagagtagtgagtcgtaagccaaaggtcagggctggcagcagtgttgcgtagtcggtgtggatgcagaggtcgaggcaggctgaagacaaggatagtcgaggtacgtgagctGAGTCTGGTAACGAGGCAGACAATAGGTAAGCgcgttgcatgtactcagcatgaactggaactttgctcggcaacttcctgcttacagggctatgcttttaaaggaagttgccaggagcaaaaatggacaatTCTGCCACAGAGGgcaagcaagagcaaaatcccagACCGGACtctgaaaacccggcacggattttgccaaacctcataggaTTCCCTACATCTTAAACATTTGATTTGCAGATCTGTAGATGTGTCAATGGGTTTGTCTGCCAATCTACTCTTTTCTTAGAGATTGAAACCCTAAATGTATTTATCTAGAAGGGCACAGGTTGCTGTTGTTGCCTCTTTATGGCTAGATGACCAACAGAAGACATTTAGGAAGCAAACTATGAGCAGCTGGGCAAAGGGTATTCCTTGGCTTGCCACTTTTGCAGCCTATATAAGCTACCAGGAGCCAAAAAGTCATCATGCACATGTAGCTTCTATAGTTACCAATAAATGGCCAAGAATGTGATACTTCTTTAACGCGAATAAACACACATATCAaggaggtctgcaaccctgcttttcctaTTATTTGTTACCATACACTGTttccactacagccagggattctgggtaatagcatgcaaatgagcacagtgtgtcaccttttcctTCTaagccattttaacatggactcctGTAAATGTCCGCCTGACGTATTACCCAGCTTTGCAGCACAGGCCGGGTCAGCTTCTAATTtatgtctgcccccacctcctaaaaataaaaatggccaTACAGGGTCTAAAAATAAGCCCAAATCATTTAAACCTTCTTTCGTTTATGGAATGGACTCTATTTAGACAAATATATTTGCACCTTAATTATTACAGAACAAAACCATGGATGTATTTGCTTACACTCAGAGACGACATTGTATGGCTCGCTCCACTCCCCTGGTCCAGCTTTATTCACGGCGCGCACTTTAAAGAGGTATTCAGAGTTTGGATTGAGGTCAGTGGCTTGGAAATATTCCTGTTTAATACCAGAATAGGTGCCAGCTTGCTCCCGGAAGGGGGAGCGTTGTTTATTGGTGGAAAGAATCTCGTGCAACTGTACTTCATAATATTTTACAACATGATCTCGTGTAAGAAGTACCCAAGAAATCTGAAAAGACAGTAAGAACAAGATGTTTTAAAGTACAAGCTTCCTACAGATTTTTCAATGGAAATATTTAAAGGAACTGCCCCATAAAGTGACCACAAAACATTAAATAGCTTATTAATGTAATTGCCTTCCTTGGAAAAATGTGTCACCCTTAAAAGTAAAAAGTTTAGTGTACTTCTTGAGAAGAAATAAACGCATTTCTAGTTTTACGCAGTCCCCTGCAACCTAGTCTTGTCCTCTAATGACCAGGCGAACAGAGAAACAAGGGATTTGAAAATGCACCTGTAGGCTGTAAGTGTGCGATCGGCTGGAAACTCCCCTTTAAGTCAATGAGAGATTTCAACCAATTGCTTTGCGATCCACCGCGTCGGGGCTACTGATTAAGCCCCTAAGACTCCAAACTTGTTCTACCCCAAAATAGATTGGATAaagtttgtgtaaaaaaaaaaaaaaccttttaaaacaTTTGCTTACCAGGGaaacactaaacattttaaaaataatgttgagcaaataaaaatacccttcgtgagcacattcacacgtctcaagacagatctgcaaccctgtgcCTTTCGCCATTATTGCttagaacaggggagcgcaaacttttactgctgcgccccctgtctgGCCTGCTCTGGAGCTCGcaccccccgccctccctcctaCCTTGTACAGtagctgcatcaaatgacgctccggggtcatCTGACATCAGGTCATGttgacccacggcgtcatttgatgcctgtgatgtcatgtcacatgaccccgtggcttcatttgatgctgcattgtCATGGAGACgtgtcacagcgtctgaatcccagtaagttttattgttccagaggcctcacgcgatcccctggcatttaatttaaatgacttggggaagagcgcgggatctctgcaaccgcccacgccccccagaaaaatctcccgccccccatgtttgcgcacccctggcttagaatACGGTGTTTCaactacagccagggattctgggtaatgacatgcaaattagcaaaaagaatgttaaaatactttttatacccgtctgattattttttttaaaggcattaATCACCCACATTCAGCATATTAAACATGCCACAGAGATTAGTTCACTTTGGCCATGGGAGGGGCTCATTTAACTTGTGTATCCCCAGCATTTGTAAAGATTTAACCCAATTgagagaagaattttgtgatgctGATATGCAGTTTTCCTTGCAAGGAAAAGCCGATCCTATTTCTTATCAATTAAAAAGCTATTTTTGCATTAATAAGATTATTAACAAGATAATACTTTGGACTATTACACATTGACTTATTCTTATACCAAACAATTGTGTACTTTTCAATTGACTAAATAGAATGAAAAGCACATTGATGCCACTATGTCCCACGTAGTGTAGGGCTGCAATCAACTAGTGAAATGCAAAGGTCAAAACAGCCCAAACAAAACATGTATCTTATTGCAATACATAGTAGTAATGGCTCTTTACCTTAACAGAGTTTCCATCTACTGTATGTTCGAAAATGATTGGTTGTCCTGGCACGTCCAGTGAATGTTTTGTTATAAAGGGGCTACTGATGGAAGAACCGATAGAAGAATCGATGGAAGAATCAGAATGGTAGCCCTCTCTGTCTGAAGATTCAGGGTTCTTAGTTTGTAAGTTGAAAACTGGAGGAGAACTTTTGGTCCGTTTCCTCACTTTTGTGCGGGTAGCCCTTCCATTTGTTGACTGGGTTCTTGAGATCTTGGGGCAtgtactcacatcctggtgccTAACCCCTCTGGTTTGGTGTTGgttaagggggtgagggggatggtCGATTGTGATAGGGCTTGAGCAGGCCACGCTCTTTTCTGGCACAGTTTGAGAATCTGATACGTGGCCAGGAGACAAACATCTACTGTGATACAGTTCAGGATCTTGGTTTTCGTAGACATTGAAGCAGATATTCTTGTCCTCTTTCTTGCAAGAAGATGAGTGGTCTGCGAGAGAAGATTTCATGTGATGGAAAGGTACGTCCTCATTATGGGCTTCTGATATATCTGGAATGGTTGTTGTGCTGTTTGGCTCTGGATGTTCCTCTTCAGGTGAGATTATGGGGTTCCAAAATGAAATATCACTGTTGCTTTCGGTAATGTTTAGTGGTGTAACATGTTTTGGGCTGGGAGGTATGAGATAAAAAATGTCCTCCGTCATTGGGTGAGTCCTGACTGCCTGACTGGTAATGTTTAGTGCTGTAAAATACTTTGGGCTGGGAGGTATGAGACAAAAAATGTCCTCCGTCATTGGGTGAGTCTCGACTGCCTTGTCCCACATGGTTTTTGTATCATCTGTCTGAACCCAGGTAGATTTGGGCTGCCTGACTTTTAAATGTAGGTTAGCAATTTGGGCTCGAAGATGGGAAAAGTCCAACTCAATTTCTTTGAAAGGGTTTGCGGTCAAACTAGAGCTGGGTTCAATAATTTCACACATAGCTTTTCTGATCCGGTTTTTTATGGGTTTAGACATTTGTAGAAGCACAGCTGGGTTCAACTGATGTAAGGCCTCCGTGATGAAGTAAACCAGTCCTTCCATCTGATGGATGGATTTTGATGCGGTGTTAAGGAAGTGGTCTATGTCAGCTTGCTTCTTGACTTTTTCATGCTTGACATGTTCATTAATCTGTGCTTTCTGAAGCTGGATTTCCTGGTGTAAACTTAGAAACTCCTTAAAGATAGATCGGTCTATGTCTGATTCAGTCTCATCCAACTCTACTTTCAATCCTTTCAACTTTGTGATGTTCCTTTCATAAGAGTCCATAGCTGAAACACACAAAAGCATGTTAATCCCATTAAGGCTTCAGAGATAATTGTACGATAATAACATTATTACAATATAGTATATGCATAATAGAGTGTTTCATTTATATCGCAAACAGCTTACGCTCCATTTCTTCCTTCTTTACATTTTTGTATGCATAGGGCCTACTTGCATAAATTTGAGACAGCTCTTAATTTAGAGCTCATCTTCTCAATATTTGACTCAACTAATCTGATCATTATCTTTACTAGTTTacgtcttccaggtaaggggggAGCGCTTGGTGAGTCAGGTGATATATGCAAAGAGAAAGTAGAGAGCAAAAAACAATAGTGTAGACCAGTGGGGAAAATATACTGCTATCTATCAGTATGTGtttgtctcactcactcacaataTTCTTCTTATTTCATGTAGCATGTCAGAGATCCGTCTCTCTCTGACAAGAGCCCTTTTGAAGTATTTCTCGGTTGGAGCCTGGTATTATGATACACCCTCTGTTATATGTACCTTGTCCTCATCAGGTGGTAACCCAAATGGAAAGAAGAGAGATTccacaatagtgtaatactatATAAATAATGTATTACACAAATAACAAATAGAAcaattacactcacattttagtGATTAGAAATGTACATGGGAGAGAACCGCTGGTATGCTGCACGTCTCGCCGTTCTGACCGCCAGACCACTGTGACCTGCACACATCCGCATACATCACTTCCTGTGACGCTATCACTATGGGCGGAAGAGGCTTCTCTGGTCTCCTCGGCTGCTGCACTGCCAGGCACTTCTGTCTCCGGTCCTCCCAGGATCACCGGAGACTGAAGTGCCTGGCAATGCAGCAGCCGAGGAGACCAGAGAATCTTCTTCCGCCCATAGTGATagcgtcacaggaagtgacgtatGTGGTGGTCTGGCGGTCAGAACGGCGAGACGTGCAGCATACCAGCGGTTCTCTCCCATGTACAATtcaacttagtttttcacacatggcttctccatttttgctttatttttgttaaataaatcatgacacagtgtaatatgtcgtgttgttgttcatctgaggttgtatttagctaattttaagacctgctaaggaacagattattgttattatgtcccgatatgtaaaaccatggaattcagagggtgtactttctttttcacatgactgtgtgtgtgtgtgtgtgtgtatgtatatatatatactcctcaCACTGCATCACTGCGTCACAacgctccaacgcgtttcgtcacacgttgtgactttctcaaggatccTTATATATAAggatccttgagaaagtcacaacgtgtgacgaaacgcgttggagcgtCGTGATGCAGTGACGCAGTGTGAGGAGGCGGAGTACTGATTGTGGGCTTGCTACTAGGAAGCAGCAGCGTTTTCAACACAGCGTATCCACTCTAGACCTCTAGCTCTGACTGAGGTCTGATACGCGGAAGCTTACACTCACACAGGAGGTATTTCATCTTCAGCGTGCCAGGAGGCATTACTGTCCCACAGCGGAACCGGACTACACGTGGAAGGAATCAGTTGCGTGTCCAACAAGGTCTGCGGTCAGTACACCATATTCAATATCTGAGAAAGGACATTCTCTATTGGTGACAATTGTACTCTAACTGCTTGTGCCACATGGCTGTTCATGGACTCCACTTGGTATAGGTGACCCACTCTCCTGCCTCTGACCCTACACCTCACACTGCTTGTTCACTGCCACAATTTTCAACCACATGTTTTAATTGTATTCTTTTCAATCTCACCTGAGAGCATAGGTCCTACTGACCACCCTACCTCTCAATAAATCTCATTTATTTTCCTTATTACATgtctgtctttcttttttttttttgcatttattgtGGTCAGGCTTGATCACTGCTGAAGCTTTTGCCTTCACCGTAAGCACTGATCCTGATACTGGATTGTTTTTCATCATCTCTGAACATTTGTTTGACACTTTTTCACCTTTTTCACAGCATATGTGTCCTATTTCAATTaaattttttgtttcttttacaCTCTATTATTTTGCACACTTCACTATATATTATTCACTATctagcgctactatttgtttgtgatatatatatatatatatatatatatatatatatcaaaagatAAGAGTGCAAATGACCAACAGTATGTATAAAtatgaacaatttaataaaacaagacaaataatgcccctgaattgataaACCAATTAGAGATAacgatataaaaaatatatacatgtatataggcAACAATGATTAAAAGACAGTAAGGCCTATCATAAGCTGTAACTCAAATGTGGAGGATGGTAAAAACCAATCGACATACAACTGTGGAGGGACAAACTATATTACAGGAGAAAAAACAGGTGATGCATGAATAACTGAATCACGAATGAGAGTCCAGAGGTAGCGCGTAAGTAGTGAGATCTAGACCAGTAAGTAGATGGTATATATGTGAAGATATTCAGAAGGTCTCCCTACGAGAAAGCACCTGTACCCTATCTCCTGCCAAAATTAAAGGAGCCCTGTAACCCTAAGACCAACAGTACTTTTGTTATGACAATGGAGGAAATGCTTAGATAGATAATGGTACCATTGTCATAGCAAAATTACTGTTGGTCTTAGGGTTATGGGCCTTGAACATATTTCTCCTTCAATTTTGGCAGGAGATAGGGTACAGGTGCTTTGTCatagggagaccttctggatcttcAAACTTAATAGTTTGGTTCCAGAAGGTCTTAACGAATGAATACTGGCACTATCGTCTACTGTCCTTTTTCTCGTCTAGGGTCTGGCTTTCATGAATCATTAtctcatttaatttaaattggttttggtataattaaatatatatttcttattggattactgttttttctgattttcatttcactttttattaatggtttatttatatatacaaatgttattttatgtactgtatatatattgtctgttgtTATTATTCAGTATTGGTATTATTTTGCATATGTTTTAAatgatttattttataatttattttttatattggtTATGCTATGTTATGCATTTGCATATGATTGTTATCTGCTGTACTGAGTTATGTCCTTGATTTCCATTGGTTACACATATTTACCAATAAGGATATTTGGACTACTATCAATTTTAAACAGTTACCATCTCTTGGatacacccctgatgaagtcggaACACTGATGAAATGCGTAGGGCATATGTCCTCACGTTAGTACCTATCAGCTGTCTAAGAGGATTCCCTGCCACAGGCACTGAGGGACAGGAGAAGTGAGTGAGCACTGAGGTCTGGCACTATATTTTATTTCGCCAGCAGAGTTGAAGTGAGGTAACCAGTTACTTGTCTGGGCGGAGTGCAAGAAACCCAGCTTTCTCTTCACGAAGGATCATCGGGTCCCTGCGTAGTGAAAGTACGCTGACGGACTGGGGTTTGGCTGggcagctcccccccccttcccttcccccatttCCATCGGTGTTACCATCATGTGTGAGTGAACACACCATCATTATTCCGGATCTGCACAATTGCGGTCTTCCTGATACACAGGTTGGAGGTTCCGCTGACGGATTTTGCTGTTACCACTCACATCTATTAACTGGTGAGATCAAATTGAGTTTTCACATACTTTATATACCATCTACTTACTGGACTAGACCTCACTACCTCCGCACTACCTCTGGACTCTCATTGGTGATTCAGTTATTCATGCATCACCTGTTTTTTCTCCCCTAATATAGTTTGTCCCTCCACAGTTGTGTGTCCTTTGGTTTTTACCATCCTCCTCATTTGAGTTACAGTTTATGATAGGTCTTTTAATCATTGTtatttatatacatgtatatgtttttttatatcgTTATCTCTAATTGGT
Coding sequences:
- the LOC142485087 gene encoding uncharacterized protein LOC142485087, with the translated sequence MACFPMRRRRKQSEVEDCDKVEEVSSSLSLQDIQTFIGPLYPELLCFGCTKFYINPYLLPCEDTICETCLQNMKSGMRQDKRGDIVVQCPICHSEFQFDTLKDVKFPQNYLMKIIVMDWRKKIEMAKLPDSADQMLQEIRIFCQLCDTKCKRSTMKKCITCNLIFCESCLYNIHGNKAFLSHTLEDASIQVDNAIKCFAHKGNEIVRYCNTDHALLCEECHRTTHEGHTTYSVHDAFKQETKDLSAMVSNFRKAMDSYERNITKLKGLKVELDETESDIDRSIFKEFLSLHQEIQLQKAQINEHVKHEKVKKQADIDHFLNTASKSIHQMEGLVYFITEALHQLNPAVLLQMSKPIKNRIRKAMCEIIEPSSSLTANPFKEIELDFSHLRAQIANLHLKVRQPKSTWVQTDDTKTMWDKAVETHPMTEDIFCLIPPSPKYFTALNITSQAVRTHPMTEDIFYLIPPSPKHVTPLNITESNSDISFWNPIISPEEEHPEPNSTTTIPDISEAHNEDVPFHHMKSSLADHSSSCKKEDKNICFNVYENQDPELYHSRCLSPGHVSDSQTVPEKSVACSSPITIDHPPHPLNQHQTRGVRHQDVSTCPKISRTQSTNGRATRTKVRKRTKSSPPVFNLQTKNPESSDREGYHSDSSIDSSIGSSISSPFITKHSLDVPGQPIIFEHTVDGNSVKISWVLLTRDHVVKYYEVQLHEILSTNKQRSPFREQAGTYSGIKQEYFQATDLNPNSEYLFKVRAVNKAGPGEWSEPYNVVSESIC